From Alteromonas australica, one genomic window encodes:
- a CDS encoding TonB-dependent receptor plug domain-containing protein, translated as MKKTLTALAVIAQGVTQCALAQESQGEIITVIGSPLTQVDAERINTSSNTDADFGDQIEKLTGVSITRNGPVTGLVQYRGLYGDRVGITIDGVDIAGAGPNAMDSPLSHVLPEPGLQAVLYRGIVPVSAGVQTLGGKLDIRADDSALFNLADGLKANFNGALFSPGTGQQYQANGVYRFESGFLTGAFTHQQRDEREAADDIAIPNSAYLRNGAKLRAGYEQGNHQFTASYQALNTNQSGTPALAMDINFIDAAWYRLGYRYQASDNTYFVLNAFGNSNQHAMDNFRQRPVMMDSMARQNDADAIAQGFNTSYVTPLYNGTITLGANVAHKRNNSTISNPNDASFYINNFASTEQDTYSLFSEWEGVRNTVQYQFGARFTQVNADANDVGSNMEMMNDAVASLAISFNGADRDKRFTMLDLAATLETAIGDNAMFFAGVSQKNRAPNYYELYTWLPLAITGGMADGFNYIGNTALKEETARQIEFGTTFSAKNWTISPRFFYQDIENYITGMPSENTSAIMFSNMMSGTVPFQWANTDAVMKGVDITLHGELLDNLSLDMLASHTHGNRDDIDDALFRIAPERLVTRLQWQTALFASPLSLEVTSELVGSQSHVSALQSETATAGYGLLHLSAKWQLTPVFAVSTRISNVTDKYYAAHTAGINRVSDDANIATGEKLPGAGREWQLSLQLAF; from the coding sequence ATGAAAAAAACACTGACAGCCTTGGCGGTTATCGCCCAAGGTGTTACCCAATGCGCCTTAGCACAAGAATCACAAGGCGAAATAATTACGGTTATCGGAAGCCCGCTTACCCAAGTAGACGCTGAGCGTATCAACACTTCATCAAATACCGATGCCGACTTTGGCGATCAAATTGAGAAGTTAACAGGGGTGAGCATTACCCGTAATGGCCCTGTTACTGGCCTTGTTCAATATCGCGGCTTGTACGGCGATCGAGTGGGCATAACCATAGACGGCGTAGATATCGCAGGGGCTGGGCCAAACGCGATGGATTCACCTCTCTCTCACGTCCTTCCTGAACCCGGCCTTCAGGCGGTACTCTATCGCGGTATTGTGCCGGTAAGCGCTGGTGTACAAACCCTTGGCGGTAAGCTCGATATACGCGCCGATGACAGTGCCCTGTTTAATTTGGCAGATGGTTTGAAGGCTAATTTTAATGGTGCACTTTTCTCTCCTGGCACAGGACAGCAATATCAAGCTAATGGCGTATACCGTTTCGAAAGTGGTTTTTTAACTGGCGCGTTCACCCATCAACAACGGGATGAGCGGGAGGCCGCTGACGATATCGCGATTCCTAATAGCGCGTATTTACGTAACGGCGCAAAATTACGGGCTGGCTATGAGCAGGGCAATCACCAATTTACCGCGTCGTATCAAGCGCTAAATACAAATCAAAGTGGCACTCCGGCTTTAGCCATGGACATCAACTTTATCGACGCAGCTTGGTATCGCTTAGGCTATCGATACCAAGCTTCTGATAACACGTACTTTGTCTTAAATGCATTTGGCAATAGTAATCAGCACGCTATGGATAACTTCAGACAACGTCCCGTGATGATGGACAGTATGGCAAGGCAAAATGACGCGGACGCCATTGCTCAGGGATTCAACACGTCTTATGTCACCCCTCTCTATAACGGGACGATTACTCTAGGTGCCAATGTTGCTCACAAACGCAATAATTCCACCATCAGCAACCCAAATGACGCCAGCTTTTACATCAATAATTTTGCCTCCACCGAGCAAGATACTTACAGCCTATTCTCTGAATGGGAAGGTGTAAGAAACACGGTGCAGTATCAATTTGGCGCCCGTTTTACACAGGTGAATGCAGATGCAAACGATGTGGGCTCAAATATGGAGATGATGAACGATGCGGTTGCGAGCCTCGCCATAAGCTTTAATGGTGCCGACCGAGATAAGCGTTTTACTATGTTAGATTTAGCGGCAACCCTTGAAACAGCTATTGGCGACAACGCTATGTTCTTTGCGGGGGTATCTCAAAAGAACCGAGCACCCAATTACTATGAGTTATACACCTGGCTACCATTGGCAATAACTGGCGGTATGGCAGATGGGTTTAATTACATAGGCAATACGGCTTTAAAAGAAGAAACCGCACGCCAAATTGAATTCGGTACCACCTTTAGCGCAAAAAATTGGACGATATCTCCGCGGTTCTTTTACCAAGATATAGAGAATTACATCACTGGAATGCCCAGCGAAAACACATCAGCTATCATGTTTTCTAATATGATGAGTGGTACCGTTCCTTTTCAATGGGCCAATACCGATGCGGTAATGAAAGGCGTTGATATCACCCTTCACGGTGAACTTTTAGATAACCTCTCCTTAGATATGCTGGCAAGCCACACCCATGGCAATAGAGACGACATTGACGATGCGCTTTTTCGGATAGCCCCCGAGCGCCTGGTAACCCGTTTACAATGGCAAACCGCATTGTTCGCTTCCCCGCTCTCCCTAGAAGTCACGTCTGAATTGGTAGGCAGTCAATCCCATGTTTCCGCCTTGCAAAGCGAAACCGCTACCGCAGGCTATGGCCTTTTACACTTAAGCGCAAAATGGCAACTGACCCCCGTATTTGCCGTTAGCACACGGATTTCAAATGTAACCGATAAGTACTACGCGGCGCATACTGCCGGTATAAATAGAGTATCGGATGATGCCAATATTGCCACAGGAGAGAAACTACCAGGTGCAGGCAGAGAGTGGCAACTATCGCTTCAACTGGCGTTCTAA
- a CDS encoding glycine betaine ABC transporter substrate-binding protein, producing the protein MRSFLTMVVRSPVMLMCVSIVLWMLYPPLVNYLIDRSSTLFVAGISHTLAAIATLAVVVFVSIGDKKNGLASLFIKYKRRELLVPTLGSGVLICANHLLLYAALESSREFDVIAILIFEAWPILFFYIDSTFRKAQRTTSATDYIFSGAAFAGFIVLMAPNISLADWLLLESPMLNTILLAALGGLAMSINCYMRMKCMDAWSQLSEQYDLSLTPLRRAILTEGGVRCVAAPLILTTLFLFGHLENQFTHIDYLIVAFVGIAILALSSLLYDLSVYSAPNASISVFWYFMPVGAVIILATMQGRILNQYEAVASVLIVSANIFLGLKFPLRSSLLILFTSVCLIGIWLIFAPTYPIDSYYDLLAVSTVFFVLLATFALERTTSLNRERERLLGEFNEAVMRLPKQPNTDEIMREKYQPLIYNYVTKHLFTFVRAFGNLSEMRHVQNEIQEIKHQLLSQAGEKGRLREQLLSTFNVGEKIMTMESDRIPPEEFVILILLGATNVFFSLIFRPDNFSAALFSLIVATSVIFLILLINERDKYTQVRHDHALVCGDMLSYAATFNQGANSESNSTVAAVKHTLETKSTGVNNAVHSYWVFGVFTFLFFGFGYALLYETLNKMQADESSPIVSSRNMNNAHVNIALLDWPAAQIKAHILSDIINTHTETKAHLVSVAHKRAFEEIGKKKGAIDVHPDIWVANNAPLIRKFVRAFKSMTLSQASSYGQQGLCYTNYQDATPLSIAELASSDTAAQFDLSNDSKGDIWVGAKGWTAVDIEKRRLNAYGLSAYYDYHVFDQDLLHQLLKRNNENQQPSLFFCYYPDALFSNANVQFVDEAPHNEAHWLSITRSAEDNDDLIGTSWPRTEIKIGYRASLAESLPSIAKLLDHYLIENEELVSMLHEIEGGAHVEDVSQEWVNEHNHDIIEWLTGFAIASDNDDKAP; encoded by the coding sequence TTGCGCTCTTTCTTAACCATGGTAGTTCGCTCTCCCGTCATGCTCATGTGCGTATCCATTGTTCTGTGGATGCTATACCCCCCTCTTGTGAACTACTTAATCGATCGCTCAAGCACCTTATTTGTCGCTGGCATTTCTCATACGCTCGCTGCGATTGCAACCTTGGCGGTGGTCGTTTTTGTATCCATTGGTGATAAGAAAAATGGATTAGCGTCCCTTTTTATTAAGTACAAGCGCCGCGAATTACTTGTTCCTACACTCGGTTCGGGCGTACTCATCTGTGCTAACCACCTGCTACTTTATGCTGCGCTAGAGTCATCTCGAGAGTTTGATGTTATTGCCATTTTGATATTTGAAGCCTGGCCCATCTTATTCTTTTATATTGATAGTACTTTTAGAAAAGCTCAGCGTACTACCTCAGCTACAGACTATATCTTTTCTGGCGCGGCATTCGCTGGCTTCATTGTGTTGATGGCGCCTAACATCAGCCTCGCCGACTGGCTGCTACTTGAGAGCCCCATGCTCAACACCATTCTGCTAGCTGCTTTAGGTGGCTTGGCTATGTCCATAAACTGTTATATGCGTATGAAGTGTATGGACGCCTGGAGTCAGCTTTCTGAACAATACGATTTGTCGCTAACCCCCTTACGCCGTGCAATTCTGACTGAAGGTGGCGTGCGCTGTGTGGCAGCTCCACTAATTCTCACCACGTTATTTTTGTTTGGTCATCTAGAAAATCAATTTACGCACATTGACTACCTCATTGTTGCCTTTGTCGGCATAGCAATCTTAGCTCTAAGCAGTTTACTTTACGATCTTTCTGTTTACTCTGCGCCTAACGCCTCAATCAGTGTATTTTGGTATTTTATGCCCGTGGGCGCAGTGATTATCCTCGCGACCATGCAAGGGCGCATCCTTAATCAATACGAAGCTGTGGCTTCTGTGCTTATCGTCTCGGCAAACATTTTCTTAGGGTTAAAGTTTCCTTTGCGTTCGTCTCTTTTAATCTTATTTACCTCTGTTTGTTTAATCGGGATTTGGCTGATTTTTGCCCCCACTTATCCTATTGACTCGTATTACGATTTACTCGCCGTCTCAACGGTTTTCTTTGTGTTGTTGGCCACGTTTGCATTGGAAAGAACCACCTCTTTAAATCGTGAGAGAGAGCGTTTGCTAGGGGAGTTCAACGAAGCGGTCATGCGCTTGCCCAAGCAACCGAATACTGACGAAATAATGAGAGAGAAATATCAACCGCTGATTTACAACTATGTGACGAAGCACCTCTTTACCTTTGTGCGTGCGTTTGGAAATCTCAGCGAAATGCGCCACGTTCAAAATGAAATTCAAGAAATAAAACATCAGTTACTTTCTCAGGCAGGCGAAAAAGGGCGACTTAGAGAACAGCTTTTAAGCACATTTAACGTGGGTGAGAAAATCATGACCATGGAGAGTGATAGGATCCCCCCTGAAGAATTTGTTATTTTGATTTTACTCGGTGCCACCAATGTCTTCTTCTCTTTGATTTTCAGGCCCGATAATTTTTCCGCAGCGCTATTCTCGCTGATAGTGGCAACCTCAGTGATTTTCCTCATTTTATTAATCAATGAGAGAGACAAATATACACAGGTTAGACATGACCATGCGTTAGTTTGTGGGGATATGCTTAGTTATGCGGCTACCTTTAACCAAGGCGCAAATTCTGAAAGTAACAGCACGGTGGCGGCGGTAAAACACACGTTGGAGACCAAATCCACGGGTGTAAACAATGCCGTGCACAGCTACTGGGTTTTTGGCGTATTTACCTTTCTTTTCTTTGGTTTTGGCTATGCGCTTTTGTATGAAACACTCAATAAAATGCAGGCCGATGAATCATCACCCATCGTCTCTAGTCGAAACATGAATAACGCCCACGTTAACATTGCTCTTTTAGATTGGCCTGCGGCGCAAATTAAAGCGCACATACTCAGCGATATCATCAATACTCATACCGAAACGAAGGCACATTTAGTTTCCGTTGCTCACAAGCGCGCATTTGAAGAAATAGGGAAAAAGAAAGGCGCTATTGATGTACACCCAGATATCTGGGTGGCTAACAATGCCCCGCTAATTAGAAAGTTTGTTCGCGCTTTTAAATCAATGACATTGAGCCAAGCTTCGTCCTACGGTCAGCAAGGGCTCTGTTACACAAATTACCAAGACGCTACGCCACTTTCTATTGCAGAATTAGCCTCCTCTGATACCGCAGCACAGTTTGATTTATCCAATGATAGTAAAGGTGACATCTGGGTAGGCGCAAAAGGATGGACCGCAGTCGATATTGAAAAACGTCGACTAAACGCTTATGGCCTATCAGCTTATTACGATTATCATGTATTTGATCAAGATTTATTGCATCAATTGCTTAAGCGCAATAATGAAAACCAACAACCAAGCCTGTTTTTCTGCTATTACCCAGATGCGCTGTTTAGTAATGCTAACGTTCAGTTTGTCGATGAAGCGCCCCATAACGAAGCGCACTGGCTATCCATCACAAGAAGCGCTGAAGATAATGATGACCTAATAGGTACCTCATGGCCTCGCACCGAAATAAAAATAGGTTATCGCGCTTCTCTTGCAGAATCTTTACCTTCCATCGCTAAGTTACTAGACCACTATTTAATAGAAAATGAGGAATTAGTAAGCATGCTACATGAAATCGAGGGCGGCGCTCACGTGGAAGACGTTTCACAGGAATGGGTGAATGAGCATAACCATGACATTATTGAGTGGCTAACTGGCTTTGCGATTGCCTCTGACAATGACGATAAAGCCCCTTAA
- a CDS encoding YybH family protein gives MNNAITHVLHHLHSAVNAGDKDALSACYGHNAKVVASPINSTTQRDCISALNQFQQKFMPEHIVTTGDEIVIEAGDVALVIAKLYLVPKHTPHALPCEGKRAVYVMQRQSDDSWKCIIDNFFGTDLLDFA, from the coding sequence ATGAACAACGCGATAACCCATGTATTACACCATTTGCATAGCGCGGTGAATGCAGGTGATAAAGACGCCCTTTCAGCCTGTTATGGTCATAACGCAAAAGTGGTAGCTAGCCCCATAAATAGCACAACACAGCGCGATTGCATTTCAGCGCTCAACCAATTTCAGCAGAAATTTATGCCTGAGCATATTGTCACGACCGGAGACGAAATCGTGATTGAGGCGGGGGATGTGGCGCTAGTGATAGCGAAACTCTATCTCGTTCCAAAGCATACCCCCCATGCGCTTCCTTGCGAAGGTAAGCGTGCTGTGTATGTGATGCAGCGCCAAAGCGACGATAGCTGGAAATGTATCATCGATAATTTCTTCGGCACTGATTTGCTTGATTTCGCCTAA
- a CDS encoding ZrgA family zinc uptake protein, whose translation MSVSFLIRTFTLGVAGLGAIAGAMLMIGSAQAAENEHRHGQGSLQILQAENQWQITLSLPLDDAFGFEHAPETDEQKSQIRHFVAQAESFDTFIKMQGNCSLQGATVNLPWPFYADGEPPRHSENAHNERVHEEAHSHKDVEAVYQIGCEEAIESITVNVPAISPSLVSIDAQWATEKGQGMQIITPNDNTLFLRRKN comes from the coding sequence ATGAGTGTCAGTTTCTTGATTAGAACATTTACTTTAGGTGTGGCGGGGTTGGGCGCGATAGCTGGCGCTATGCTTATGATTGGATCTGCCCAAGCCGCTGAGAATGAACACCGTCATGGTCAAGGAAGCCTGCAAATTTTGCAGGCTGAGAATCAATGGCAAATAACGCTTTCATTACCCCTCGATGACGCGTTTGGCTTTGAGCATGCCCCTGAAACAGATGAACAGAAATCACAGATACGGCACTTCGTTGCTCAGGCAGAATCTTTCGATACATTTATAAAAATGCAGGGAAATTGTTCACTTCAAGGTGCCACCGTAAATTTACCTTGGCCCTTTTATGCAGATGGCGAACCTCCTCGTCACAGCGAGAATGCGCACAATGAAAGGGTGCATGAAGAAGCGCATTCGCATAAAGACGTAGAAGCGGTTTATCAGATTGGCTGTGAAGAGGCGATTGAGTCAATAACAGTAAACGTACCCGCCATTTCACCCTCCTTGGTGTCTATTGACGCGCAATGGGCTACAGAAAAAGGGCAAGGCATGCAAATAATCACGCCGAATGACAATACGCTTTTTCTGCGCCGCAAAAATTAA
- a CDS encoding MerC domain-containing protein, with product MRNTFTDSSMPKFAPKLQTRTDKLAILLSSMCVLHCLLTPILLIAIPSLAGVALLNDETFHRVMLFFVVPSGVLALAIGYSHHQKGGLAISGILGLVVLSSPLWLGHEYLGETGEVVVSVIGSAIIVAVHTVNYRLGKRKPALPQ from the coding sequence ATGAGAAACACGTTTACGGATTCATCAATGCCAAAATTTGCACCTAAATTACAAACACGCACGGATAAGCTAGCCATATTGTTATCGTCTATGTGTGTGTTGCATTGCCTACTTACCCCTATTTTGCTTATTGCCATTCCTTCTCTTGCAGGCGTTGCTCTGTTAAATGATGAAACCTTTCATCGTGTGATGTTATTTTTTGTGGTACCCAGCGGTGTTTTAGCCTTGGCTATTGGCTACTCTCATCATCAAAAAGGGGGGTTAGCAATATCGGGGATATTGGGTCTTGTGGTGCTCAGCAGCCCTTTGTGGCTGGGTCATGAGTATTTGGGCGAAACAGGTGAAGTGGTGGTAAGTGTCATCGGGTCGGCCATTATCGTGGCGGTGCATACCGTAAACTACCGATTAGGCAAACGTAAGCCCGCTTTACCGCAATAA
- a CDS encoding 5'-nucleotidase, lipoprotein e(P4) family: protein MFSFPTALLSKRTLPLIICSLTLGACASTTGAMQAETNAESNAESNAESYPLSTAVVYQTESKEYPLLSSYVYAQATKALPTSFQPSDVIVMDVDETVLDNSQYQREREQQGLGYSSESWNAWIARKEATAVPGVTAFLNEVVARGGKVALVTNRDKSMDDATWQNLLALGLPLTAENTCILGRTAQDKTTIDGNTVINDKDLRRSQLKQGTVNCSNSTTASKPTWQTQHKLLMQIGDNIEDFEGVTQEHANVDALLPKVGKSLFILPNPMYGSW from the coding sequence TTGTTTTCATTCCCAACGGCTTTGCTTAGCAAACGCACACTTCCTCTAATCATCTGTTCGCTAACGTTGGGCGCCTGCGCTAGCACTACTGGCGCTATGCAAGCGGAAACTAATGCGGAATCTAATGCGGAATCTAATGCGGAAAGTTACCCCCTGTCTACCGCCGTGGTATACCAAACCGAAAGCAAAGAATACCCGCTACTAAGCAGCTACGTTTATGCGCAAGCGACAAAAGCCCTGCCGACGTCTTTCCAGCCAAGCGATGTGATTGTTATGGATGTTGATGAAACGGTTCTCGACAATAGCCAATATCAAAGAGAGCGCGAACAGCAAGGCTTGGGCTATTCCTCAGAAAGTTGGAACGCTTGGATTGCCCGTAAAGAAGCCACAGCAGTACCTGGCGTAACCGCCTTTTTAAACGAGGTTGTCGCGCGAGGAGGTAAAGTGGCTCTAGTGACCAACCGCGACAAGTCTATGGATGATGCAACCTGGCAAAACTTATTAGCATTAGGCTTACCTTTAACCGCTGAAAATACCTGTATTCTAGGCCGCACGGCACAAGATAAAACGACGATAGACGGTAACACTGTTATTAACGATAAAGACTTAAGGCGCAGCCAACTTAAACAAGGTACCGTCAACTGTTCTAATTCGACAACGGCAAGCAAGCCCACTTGGCAAACTCAGCATAAGTTGCTTATGCAAATTGGTGACAATATTGAAGATTTTGAGGGCGTGACGCAGGAGCATGCCAATGTAGATGCCTTATTGCCTAAGGTAGGTAAAAGCCTGTTCATCTTACCTAACCCTATGTATGGCTCTTGGTGA
- a CDS encoding DUF3299 domain-containing protein, protein MKVAAYVFIASGILIVSSAPAVSADAQIYEDIDWTELMPAEDLSALLNRPAFLDDIADGSAQDALDSFQQRQLEDEQAQQYQAALSSTRVIQGFDGKAIRIPGFIVPLEQNEDKEVTRFFIVPYFGACLHMPPPPPNQILYVESEQGITLENLYDPYWFEGVVSIEQKVDAMGTSAYSLSLDNYALYEE, encoded by the coding sequence ATGAAAGTGGCAGCTTATGTATTTATTGCTAGCGGTATATTGATAGTGTCAAGTGCGCCCGCTGTTAGTGCAGATGCGCAAATCTATGAAGACATAGATTGGACAGAATTAATGCCCGCCGAAGACTTAAGTGCCCTGTTAAATAGGCCAGCATTTTTGGATGACATCGCCGATGGTTCGGCGCAAGATGCTCTCGACAGCTTTCAGCAACGTCAGTTAGAAGATGAACAGGCGCAACAATACCAAGCCGCGCTGTCATCCACTCGTGTTATTCAAGGGTTTGACGGAAAAGCCATTCGTATTCCCGGATTCATCGTACCTTTGGAACAAAATGAAGATAAAGAAGTAACGCGCTTTTTTATTGTGCCCTATTTCGGTGCCTGCTTACACATGCCGCCGCCACCGCCAAATCAAATTTTGTATGTCGAGTCAGAGCAAGGCATTACGTTGGAAAACCTTTACGATCCTTACTGGTTTGAAGGTGTCGTATCCATAGAACAAAAAGTAGATGCTATGGGTACATCGGCCTATTCATTGTCACTGGATAATTATGCGCTGTACGAGGAGTAA
- a CDS encoding ABC transporter ATP-binding protein, giving the protein MTAKIPTSSLTPVITIDQLAYAYNKQAPSFVLPKWQIEKGQRIFLHGPSGAGKTTLLNLLAGILVPQQGTIHLLDKPFSACRDSQRDKLRAQHIGVVFQQFNLIAHLSVLDNIRLAAYFAKQGKQVDEHAFDLLHKLQLPDNIASQPASSLSIGQQQRVAIARALINAPELLLVDEPTSALDANARDAFMSLLLNLCEAHNTTVIFVSHDPQLASYFSQKVALQELVTIKEPNHVV; this is encoded by the coding sequence TTGACCGCTAAAATACCTACTTCATCGCTAACACCAGTGATTACCATTGACCAATTAGCTTACGCCTATAATAAGCAGGCGCCGTCTTTTGTTTTGCCCAAATGGCAAATAGAAAAAGGGCAGCGAATCTTTCTTCATGGCCCCTCTGGCGCGGGGAAAACAACCTTACTTAATTTGTTAGCAGGAATTTTAGTCCCCCAGCAAGGCACCATTCATTTACTCGATAAGCCCTTTTCAGCCTGTCGCGACAGCCAACGAGATAAACTTCGGGCCCAACACATAGGCGTTGTTTTTCAGCAGTTTAATTTAATTGCTCATTTGAGCGTTTTAGACAATATTAGGCTTGCCGCCTATTTCGCCAAGCAAGGTAAACAGGTAGATGAGCACGCCTTCGACTTACTGCATAAATTGCAGCTACCCGATAACATTGCCAGCCAACCTGCCAGCAGCTTAAGTATTGGCCAGCAACAGCGCGTTGCCATAGCACGCGCGTTAATTAACGCCCCTGAATTATTATTGGTGGACGAGCCAACCTCGGCACTCGATGCCAACGCGCGAGATGCCTTTATGTCGTTGTTATTGAATTTATGTGAGGCACATAACACTACCGTCATTTTTGTCAGCCACGACCCGCAATTAGCAAGCTACTTTTCTCAAAAGGTGGCGTTGCAAGAATTAGTGACGATAAAGGAGCCAAACCATGTTGTTTAG